The Niastella koreensis GR20-10 genome includes a window with the following:
- a CDS encoding DUF3347 domain-containing protein, with translation MKKIVFGLLTTLSVITYSCSNNATNKPSAEQTPAAQEDTTEVKVVKASFTKVDAGVTAYMKNLTNSYLQIKNALIAGKATDAGDAAKNMSAAMKGFDKSLLSADQKNVYDQNEEDLKEHAEHITKSTGDIEHQREHFSMMSEDMSSLVKAFGGGKTLYNDHCPMAKNGKGANWLSETKEIKNPYFGEKMMECGEVEEEIQ, from the coding sequence ATGAAAAAGATTGTATTTGGGTTGCTGACAACCTTATCAGTGATTACGTATTCCTGCAGCAATAACGCTACCAACAAACCATCCGCCGAACAAACACCAGCTGCGCAAGAAGACACTACCGAAGTAAAAGTGGTGAAAGCCTCCTTTACCAAGGTTGATGCCGGTGTAACTGCATACATGAAAAATCTGACCAATAGTTACCTGCAGATCAAAAATGCGTTGATTGCCGGGAAAGCAACCGATGCCGGTGACGCTGCAAAAAACATGTCAGCTGCCATGAAGGGTTTCGACAAATCACTGCTTTCCGCAGATCAGAAAAATGTGTACGATCAGAATGAAGAAGACCTGAAAGAACACGCTGAGCATATCACTAAAAGCACTGGCGATATTGAACATCAGCGTGAACATTTTTCCATGATGAGCGAAGATATGTCTTCACTGGTGAAAGCTTTTGGCGGTGGTAAAACCCTGTACAACGATCATTGCCCCATGGCAAAAAATGGAAAAGGCGCCAACTGGTTAAGCGAAACCAAAGAAATAAAGAACCCCTACTTCGGTGAAAAGATGATGGAATGCGGAGAAGTGGAAGAGGAAATACAGTAA
- a CDS encoding efflux RND transporter permease subunit, with protein sequence MISSLITWSLRNRYIVLAMAVALFIWGFINVQKNPIDAIPDLSENQVIVFTEWMGRSPQIIEDQVTYPLVSNLQGIPKVKNVRATSMFGMSFVYVIFEDNTDIYWARTRVLERLNYAQRLLPEGITPTLGPDGTGVGHVFWYTLDAKQMDLGEQRALQDWYIKLALQTVPGVAEVSSFGGFEKQYQLVLDPVKLQFYNVSLMDVMNKVKAANNDVGGRKFEMSDMAYIIRGLGYIKSKEDLESTAVGNYNGIPVRVKDIGTVQMGGDLRLGIFDENGQGEVVGGIVVMRYGENADKVITAVKAKMKEVEKGLPNGVTFKTSYDRSELIEAAIGNVKNKLIEEMAVVAVIVVIFLFHWRSALSIIIQIPITIAVSFILLNAIGLSSNIMSLTGIALAIGVIVDNGIIMSENAYRHLAEYQQQQSEKS encoded by the coding sequence ATGATCTCATCACTAATAACCTGGTCGCTAAGGAACCGGTACATCGTACTGGCAATGGCGGTGGCGCTGTTTATCTGGGGTTTCATCAATGTGCAAAAGAACCCCATCGACGCCATCCCCGACCTGTCTGAAAACCAGGTGATCGTTTTTACCGAGTGGATGGGCCGCAGTCCGCAAATTATAGAAGACCAGGTAACCTATCCCCTGGTGAGCAACCTCCAGGGCATTCCAAAGGTGAAGAATGTACGCGCCACCTCTATGTTCGGGATGAGTTTTGTGTACGTGATCTTCGAGGATAATACCGACATCTATTGGGCGCGCACCCGCGTGCTGGAACGCCTTAACTATGCACAACGCCTGTTACCAGAAGGCATCACGCCTACCCTTGGCCCCGATGGTACGGGAGTAGGCCATGTATTCTGGTATACCCTCGACGCCAAACAAATGGACCTGGGCGAACAACGCGCCCTGCAGGACTGGTACATAAAACTCGCTTTGCAAACGGTGCCTGGTGTAGCGGAAGTATCTTCCTTTGGCGGATTTGAAAAACAATACCAGCTGGTATTGGACCCGGTTAAACTGCAGTTTTACAATGTATCGCTCATGGATGTGATGAACAAGGTAAAAGCTGCCAATAATGATGTGGGCGGACGCAAGTTTGAAATGAGCGACATGGCTTATATCATTCGCGGACTGGGTTATATTAAAAGCAAGGAAGACCTGGAAAGCACCGCCGTGGGCAATTACAATGGCATTCCGGTTCGTGTAAAAGATATTGGCACGGTGCAAATGGGCGGCGATCTGCGATTGGGCATTTTTGATGAAAATGGCCAGGGCGAAGTAGTAGGCGGAATTGTTGTAATGCGGTATGGCGAAAATGCCGATAAAGTAATCACCGCTGTTAAAGCAAAGATGAAAGAGGTGGAAAAGGGCTTGCCCAATGGGGTGACCTTTAAAACCAGTTACGATCGCAGTGAGCTGATAGAGGCGGCCATCGGCAACGTAAAGAACAAGTTGATCGAGGAGATGGCGGTGGTTGCAGTGATCGTGGTCATTTTCCTGTTCCACTGGCGCAGCGCCTTAAGCATCATCATTCAAATTCCCATCACCATTGCGGTAAGTTTTATTCTGCTCAACGCCATTGGACTTTCTTCGAATATTATGTCATTAACCGGCATCGCACTGGCCATTGGGGTTATTGTGGACAATGGCATTATTATGAGTGAAAACGCCTATCGCCACCTGGCCGAATACCAGCAGCAGCAAAGTGAAAAATCATGA
- a CDS encoding DUF6089 family protein translates to MKVSSGKAFVISLIVCSLFNSARAQTSVTIPKHEIGGSIGMFVYQGDLTPEKAGAFKTPGFAFNLFYNRLLSPSFSLRTNLAHGKLWADEANYDDPAWRKQRSFWFNARNTEISELLVWNVLRNNYGERKILSPYIFAGAGIASLHINRGWQNLNYDYFVTDSAMLNGLAADSVHSLPGTIAVIPVGVGVRYSISNNLSLMAEASYRFTFNDYIDGFSQSANPNTNDHYSNYSIGLIYTFGKKTSLDCPTMRY, encoded by the coding sequence ATGAAAGTGAGTTCCGGAAAAGCTTTTGTAATTTCTCTTATAGTATGTAGTTTATTTAATAGCGCCCGGGCGCAAACGAGCGTAACTATTCCTAAACATGAAATAGGGGGTAGTATAGGCATGTTTGTTTACCAGGGCGATTTAACTCCCGAAAAGGCCGGCGCCTTTAAAACACCCGGCTTTGCGTTCAATCTTTTTTACAACCGTTTACTTTCCCCGTCATTTTCATTGAGAACAAATCTTGCCCATGGTAAGCTATGGGCCGATGAAGCCAATTACGATGACCCTGCCTGGCGAAAACAACGTAGTTTCTGGTTCAATGCCCGGAATACTGAAATTTCGGAACTGCTGGTATGGAATGTTTTAAGAAATAACTACGGCGAAAGAAAGATTTTATCCCCTTATATTTTTGCTGGTGCAGGCATAGCCTCATTGCATATTAACCGCGGCTGGCAGAATCTTAATTACGATTATTTCGTCACCGATTCCGCTATGCTGAATGGATTGGCGGCTGACAGTGTGCATTCCCTGCCCGGTACTATTGCGGTAATTCCCGTGGGCGTTGGGGTTCGGTATTCTATATCAAACAACCTGTCCCTCATGGCGGAGGCTTCTTACCGCTTTACGTTCAATGATTATATCGATGGATTCAGCCAATCGGCCAACCCCAATACAAACGATCATTACTCGAATTATTCAATTGGCTTAATATATACGTTTGGTAAAAAAACCTCGCTCGATTGCCCTACTATGCGCTATTGA
- a CDS encoding efflux RND transporter permease subunit, with protein MTKLFNKISGKDKPRIPELVRIQIIERACKQVSRGVFFSTIIIITSFLPVFLLTGQEGKLFHPLAYTKTFIMVVDAVLVVTLAPVLISFFMKGRFRPETANPVNRLLERIYEPVIKACIKWRKTTIAINIIALAISIPLLMSLGREFMPPLDEGSLLFMPVTLPDVSNSEVKRILQVQDKIIKTVPEVKNVLGKAGRANTATDNSPISMIETIILLKPQAEWRAGITKNDIINELNNKLQIPGVTNGWTQPIINRINMLSTGIRTDVGVKVYGQNLDTIYAFAQTIKKQLEGVDGVKDLYVEPITGGKYIDIHIKRDEISRYGLSVDDVNRVIEIALGGMKLTTTVEGRQRFSVNARFGQDFRNNLTALKRLQVQTMNYGPVPLEAVADVSIAEGPPMINSENAMLRGTVLFNVRERDLGSTVNEAREKLNTMINKLPKGYYLEWSGQYENLMRSEQTLKLILPVVLLIIFISMYFAFHSAREAFLSLITIPFALIGGAYMIWFWGVNLSVAVAVGFIALFGLAVETGIVMVIYLNDAMQQLVARKGNSRETITLQDLREYVIAGAAKRLRPKIMTVCVSLFALVPILWSHGVGSDVMKPIVLPMVGGVLTSATHILLVTPLIFLMGKEYELRKNGKIDVLEVKH; from the coding sequence ATGACGAAACTATTTAACAAAATAAGCGGAAAGGATAAGCCCCGCATTCCCGAACTGGTGCGGATCCAGATCATTGAACGGGCCTGTAAGCAGGTATCGCGGGGGGTGTTCTTTTCAACCATCATTATCATTACTTCTTTTTTGCCGGTGTTTCTGTTAACCGGTCAGGAAGGAAAGTTGTTCCATCCGCTGGCATATACCAAAACCTTTATTATGGTGGTAGATGCCGTGCTGGTGGTAACCCTGGCGCCGGTGCTGATCTCTTTCTTTATGAAAGGGCGCTTCAGACCCGAAACCGCCAACCCGGTGAACCGGTTGCTGGAGCGCATTTATGAACCAGTGATAAAAGCCTGCATCAAATGGCGAAAAACAACCATTGCCATAAACATCATCGCATTGGCCATCAGCATTCCATTGCTCATGAGCCTGGGCCGGGAGTTTATGCCGCCGCTCGATGAAGGCTCGCTGTTGTTTATGCCGGTTACTTTGCCCGATGTATCGAACAGCGAAGTAAAACGCATTTTACAGGTGCAGGACAAGATCATTAAAACGGTCCCCGAAGTAAAGAATGTGTTGGGAAAAGCCGGTCGCGCCAATACAGCTACCGATAACTCGCCCATCAGCATGATCGAAACTATTATTTTGCTGAAACCACAAGCTGAATGGCGGGCTGGTATTACCAAGAACGACATCATCAATGAGCTGAATAACAAACTGCAAATTCCTGGTGTTACCAATGGCTGGACGCAACCCATCATCAACCGCATCAATATGCTCAGCACCGGTATCCGTACCGATGTGGGAGTAAAAGTATACGGACAAAACCTGGATACTATTTATGCGTTTGCGCAAACCATCAAGAAACAACTCGAAGGCGTTGATGGCGTAAAAGACCTGTATGTAGAACCGATCACCGGTGGCAAATACATCGACATCCACATCAAGCGTGATGAAATAAGCCGGTACGGGTTGAGTGTAGACGATGTAAACCGCGTGATTGAAATTGCCCTCGGTGGTATGAAACTCACGACTACGGTTGAAGGGCGGCAACGCTTCTCCGTAAATGCCCGGTTTGGTCAGGACTTTCGCAATAACCTCACTGCCCTCAAACGCCTGCAGGTGCAAACCATGAATTATGGTCCCGTTCCGTTGGAAGCAGTGGCCGATGTGTCTATTGCCGAAGGGCCGCCCATGATCAATTCGGAAAATGCCATGTTGCGTGGTACCGTGTTGTTCAATGTGCGTGAAAGGGATTTGGGAAGTACCGTAAATGAAGCGCGTGAAAAACTGAATACCATGATCAACAAGTTACCTAAGGGCTATTACCTGGAATGGAGTGGTCAGTACGAAAACCTGATGCGCAGCGAACAAACCCTGAAGCTGATTCTGCCTGTAGTGTTGCTGATAATTTTCATCTCTATGTATTTCGCATTTCATTCTGCCCGCGAAGCATTTCTCAGCCTTATCACCATCCCCTTTGCTTTGATCGGCGGGGCGTATATGATCTGGTTTTGGGGCGTGAATTTATCGGTAGCTGTAGCTGTAGGTTTCATTGCCTTGTTTGGACTGGCCGTTGAAACGGGCATTGTGATGGTGATTTACCTGAACGATGCCATGCAACAGCTGGTAGCCCGTAAAGGAAATTCCCGCGAAACCATTACCCTGCAGGATCTGCGCGAGTATGTGATTGCCGGCGCGGCCAAAAGGTTGCGACCCAAAATAATGACGGTATGTGTGTCGCTTTTTGCGCTGGTGCCCATTCTCTGGAGTCACGGGGTGGGCAGTGATGTAATGAAGCCGATCGTTTTGCCGATGGTGGGCGGGGTACTCACTTCGGCCACGCATATCCTATTGGTAACACCGTTGATCTTTTTGATGGGCAAAGAATATGAGTTACGTAAAAATGGAAAGATAGATGTGTTGGAGGTAAAGCATTGA
- a CDS encoding murein L,D-transpeptidase catalytic domain family protein gives MPKSNHPKFKALIFLPALLLIVACFMYAAPAASFLNNKKAVTATPVKDSAMVNTNESVNQYSGLYGQMKLDSLGLSQTAFTYALQGYTDLVSDGSIKNDRILSIVDFSLPSNKKRLFVIDVTTGKLLFNTFVSHGRNSGKEMATEFSNDANSFKSSLGFYVTGATYSGEHGYSLHLDGKEAGINDNAYSRSIVMHAANYVNEKIIKAYGCLGRSLGCPAVPPALHKAIINTIKDGSCLFLYSPDSFYVSHSKMIIQPGLPQQPVITG, from the coding sequence ATGCCAAAATCCAACCATCCCAAATTCAAAGCATTAATCTTTCTTCCGGCGTTATTGCTAATTGTTGCATGTTTCATGTATGCAGCACCTGCAGCCAGTTTTCTGAACAATAAAAAAGCCGTTACGGCTACTCCTGTGAAGGATTCAGCTATGGTCAACACCAATGAATCCGTTAACCAGTATAGCGGTTTGTATGGTCAAATGAAATTAGACAGTCTGGGACTTTCCCAAACTGCCTTTACCTATGCGTTGCAGGGGTATACCGACCTGGTTTCTGATGGGTCAATAAAAAACGACCGCATTCTTAGCATTGTTGATTTTAGTTTGCCTTCCAACAAAAAGAGGTTGTTTGTAATTGATGTAACTACCGGTAAATTGTTGTTCAACACCTTTGTTTCGCATGGCAGGAATTCGGGCAAGGAAATGGCCACAGAGTTTTCAAATGACGCCAACAGTTTTAAGAGTAGTCTGGGTTTTTATGTAACGGGAGCTACTTATTCAGGCGAACACGGCTATTCACTACACCTCGATGGAAAGGAAGCAGGCATCAATGACAACGCGTACAGCAGAAGTATTGTGATGCACGCCGCTAATTATGTGAATGAAAAAATCATTAAAGCGTATGGCTGCCTGGGCCGTAGTTTAGGCTGCCCTGCAGTGCCGCCAGCTTTACACAAGGCCATTATCAATACCATAAAAGATGGCAGTTGTTTGTTCCTGTATAGCCCCGATTCATTCTATGTTTCACATTCCAAAATGATAATTCAGCCGGGATTGCCGCAACAACCCGTAATTACCGGTTAA
- a CDS encoding MlaD family protein, which yields MSTEKNKRAVIVGLFVTIGLLIFLVGIFTLGGQKKTFTPSIKVVAVFNDVNGLQKGGNVWFSGVKVGTVKAVDFDGSSKIRVTMQIEKKAQEFIRKDAKAKVGSEGFIGNKLVVIYGGSPKAEAIEGGEQLQVENTLSTDDVMATLQKNNENLVAITTDFKTVSSRLVKGEGTAGALLTDATLYKSLANTATNLQQAAHNSELLSSRIAAYTAELDKPGSLANGLVHDTMIMANLQAAVKQINNAADAAHTFTANLKSVSDQLHTNDNTLGLLLNDPATAQQVKALIENLNSGSTKLDDDLEAIQHNFLFRGYFRKKAKQEEKARKEAEKNSKP from the coding sequence ATGAGCACGGAAAAAAACAAACGCGCAGTGATCGTTGGCCTGTTTGTAACCATAGGTCTGCTGATTTTTTTAGTTGGCATATTTACCCTGGGAGGCCAGAAAAAAACATTTACCCCCTCTATTAAGGTAGTGGCCGTTTTTAATGACGTAAATGGTTTACAAAAGGGAGGAAACGTTTGGTTTTCGGGCGTTAAAGTAGGTACGGTGAAAGCAGTTGACTTTGATGGCAGCTCCAAAATAAGAGTAACCATGCAAATCGAGAAAAAAGCACAGGAGTTCATTCGTAAAGATGCTAAAGCTAAAGTGGGCTCGGAAGGATTTATAGGTAATAAACTGGTAGTTATATATGGTGGATCTCCCAAGGCCGAAGCTATTGAAGGTGGGGAGCAATTGCAGGTGGAAAACACGTTAAGCACCGATGATGTAATGGCCACGCTGCAAAAAAACAATGAGAACCTGGTTGCTATTACTACCGATTTTAAAACGGTAAGCAGCCGGCTGGTAAAAGGCGAAGGTACCGCCGGAGCACTGCTGACCGATGCTACTTTATATAAAAGCCTGGCAAATACCGCTACCAATTTGCAGCAGGCTGCGCACAACAGCGAACTGTTAAGCAGCCGTATTGCGGCCTACACGGCGGAGTTGGATAAGCCGGGCAGCCTGGCCAACGGGCTGGTGCACGATACCATGATAATGGCCAATTTACAGGCGGCCGTAAAACAAATAAATAATGCAGCCGATGCTGCCCACACATTTACAGCCAATTTAAAATCGGTTAGCGATCAGTTACACACAAACGATAATACACTTGGCTTATTATTAAATGATCCCGCAACTGCCCAACAAGTGAAAGCCCTTATTGAGAACCTTAACTCAGGAAGCACCAAGCTCGACGATGACCTGGAAGCAATTCAGCATAATTTTTTATTCCGCGGGTATTTCAGAAAGAAGGCTAAACAGGAAGAAAAAGCCCGTAAAGAAGCAGAGAAAAACAGTAAACCATAA
- a CDS encoding LytR/AlgR family response regulator transcription factor — translation MQLKCVAIDDEPLALELLQEYISRFPQLKLVHTFDDAISAVELLRNTKVDLLFIDINMPDITGIDLVRSLQEKPLVIFTTAHKQFAIEGFELDAVDYLLKPINFDRFTRAVHKAIDYYKYKNTLSQEENDSLFVHSEYKLVKIPLNDIEYIESLEDYIKIHIAGAKPILTLLSMKKVLDKLPAGKFQRIHRSYIVAVSRVKAIQNRKVQLSSAVELPISDSYVQFINNWKKS, via the coding sequence ATGCAATTGAAATGTGTTGCTATTGATGACGAGCCGCTTGCTCTGGAACTTTTACAGGAGTATATCTCGCGCTTTCCGCAGTTAAAGCTGGTGCATACATTCGATGATGCTATTTCGGCCGTTGAATTATTACGGAATACAAAGGTTGATCTGTTGTTTATTGACATCAATATGCCTGATATTACAGGCATTGATCTGGTACGTTCTTTGCAAGAAAAGCCACTGGTCATTTTCACTACAGCGCATAAGCAATTTGCCATTGAAGGGTTTGAACTGGACGCCGTGGATTACCTGCTAAAGCCAATCAATTTCGACCGGTTTACCAGGGCGGTACATAAGGCAATCGATTATTATAAGTATAAGAACACTTTATCACAGGAAGAGAACGACAGCCTGTTTGTTCATTCAGAATACAAACTGGTGAAAATTCCGCTTAATGATATTGAATACATCGAGAGCCTGGAAGATTATATAAAGATCCATATTGCCGGCGCAAAACCCATATTAACCCTGCTATCGATGAAAAAAGTGCTGGATAAATTACCAGCCGGTAAGTTTCAAAGAATACATCGAAGTTATATTGTAGCTGTTTCCCGGGTTAAGGCCATTCAAAACCGGAAAGTACAATTATCTTCTGCTGTTGAACTGCCTATCAGCGATAGCTACGTTCAATTCATCAATAACTGGAAGAAAAGCTAA
- a CDS encoding TolC family protein, whose product MFKKLYFAIITFHFVIASQAQTTMALQDILTTMEKNNPGLKMYEAEARAFNEEAKGAYSWMAPEAGAGLFMTPYNTKEIKANPSMMKEGMGFFMISAQQMFPNKRKQDAEAAWMRSMSTVETEKKKIAYNELAYNVKKSYYEWVVLLKKQAVLDEGSRILDFMIKSAEIRYKNGLGKISAYYKAKAALANIDNMKLMLDNDLRQKRIMLNSLMYRKVDTELTIDTLYTWKDFPATVLDSAYLTSRRSDIQALQRSMEVNNLQRDAELAKLKPEFGIRYDHMIGLSTQPAQFTIMGMVKFPLAKWSSKMNKAKAESLVWQNESLKSQQQMILNEATGMAGSARAELETKKKQMRLYETQIVPSLRKNFQTMELSYEQNTEQLFELFDAWDALNMTQLEYLDQLKAALLLQAELERILEIK is encoded by the coding sequence ATGTTCAAAAAATTATATTTCGCCATTATAACGTTCCACTTTGTTATTGCCTCTCAAGCGCAGACAACTATGGCGTTACAAGACATTTTAACCACGATGGAAAAGAACAACCCCGGGTTAAAAATGTACGAGGCAGAAGCCCGCGCATTTAATGAAGAAGCGAAAGGCGCCTACAGCTGGATGGCGCCTGAAGCCGGCGCCGGTTTATTTATGACGCCGTATAATACCAAAGAGATAAAGGCCAACCCTTCCATGATGAAAGAAGGCATGGGCTTTTTCATGATCAGCGCCCAGCAGATGTTTCCCAACAAAAGAAAGCAGGATGCCGAAGCCGCCTGGATGCGTTCTATGTCAACAGTAGAAACGGAAAAAAAGAAGATCGCATACAATGAACTGGCTTATAATGTAAAAAAGAGCTACTACGAATGGGTGGTGCTGTTAAAAAAACAAGCAGTGTTGGATGAAGGAAGCCGCATTCTGGATTTCATGATTAAAAGTGCAGAGATCCGATATAAAAACGGGTTGGGAAAGATCAGCGCTTATTACAAAGCCAAGGCAGCCTTGGCCAATATCGACAACATGAAGCTGATGCTGGATAATGATCTGCGTCAAAAGCGCATTATGCTCAATAGCCTGATGTACCGCAAAGTGGATACAGAGCTTACCATCGACACGTTGTATACCTGGAAGGACTTTCCGGCCACCGTGCTCGATTCGGCTTACCTCACCAGCCGGCGAAGCGATATCCAGGCATTACAGCGCAGCATGGAAGTGAACAACCTGCAACGGGATGCAGAGCTGGCCAAATTAAAACCGGAGTTTGGTATCCGGTACGATCACATGATCGGGCTCAGCACCCAACCGGCGCAATTCACCATTATGGGTATGGTAAAATTTCCACTGGCCAAATGGTCGTCAAAAATGAACAAGGCAAAAGCAGAAAGCCTGGTGTGGCAAAACGAGTCGTTGAAAAGCCAGCAGCAAATGATCCTTAATGAGGCAACCGGTATGGCCGGTTCAGCAAGGGCAGAGCTTGAAACAAAAAAGAAACAAATGCGATTGTACGAAACGCAGATTGTACCCTCGCTGCGCAAGAATTTTCAAACCATGGAATTGAGCTATGAACAAAACACCGAGCAGCTGTTTGAATTGTTCGACGCCTGGGACGCATTAAATATGACGCAATTAGAATACCTGGATCAATTGAAAGCCGCGCTGTTACTGCAAGCGGAGTTAGAAAGGATTTTAGAGATCAAATGA
- a CDS encoding HYC_CC_PP family protein has translation MKKLLVFIVAVFYLGTSIGATVNLHYCMGRLTNWDLSVKETHTCESCGMVKSTSKKGGCCEDKHHRLQVEKDQKAESRYQPEAPVAIAVVTTYADFVTPVIASLAEEHPVSNAPPRGKVPLRIRYCIFRI, from the coding sequence ATGAAAAAGCTCCTGGTATTTATTGTAGCCGTTTTTTACCTGGGCACCTCCATAGGCGCCACGGTAAACCTGCATTACTGCATGGGCCGGCTTACCAACTGGGACCTTTCTGTAAAAGAAACGCATACCTGCGAAAGCTGCGGTATGGTGAAATCCACTTCAAAAAAAGGCGGATGCTGCGAGGATAAACACCACCGGTTACAGGTAGAAAAAGATCAAAAGGCCGAGAGCCGCTATCAACCCGAAGCACCGGTTGCCATCGCAGTAGTTACCACGTATGCCGATTTTGTAACTCCGGTCATTGCTTCCCTCGCTGAAGAACACCCTGTTTCCAATGCGCCCCCACGAGGTAAGGTGCCTCTCCGGATTCGTTATTGTATTTTCCGCATCTGA
- a CDS encoding sensor histidine kinase gives MPYSKISDFLIHLFAGLAFLALPLLFMSGQMGNEGMLSIVTSPGYWIFGLTYIGIFYLNAYWLIPALYFRKKYLFYIVTILILFVVVSYARPFEQLLQHQRHHFNPPSSGFNPGHGGPHQPGGEPPQGPRGPRSMRIDIVSIFLYIMTIALGMAIQVTRQWRNSLQQVARAEADRAHAELSFLKAQINPHFLFNTLNNIYSLATTKNEKTADSIMKLSNIMRYVTDDVSKHYVPLQLEVDCIHDFIELQRLRLNKKTQVEFSVKGTLEDKTIVPLLLITFVENVFKYGISSHESATITIQLTADERSITFYCHNKIFIPAGTPQRTGIGIANAKKRLEHLYPNKHLLNITNENGFFSVELIVLA, from the coding sequence ATGCCTTATTCAAAAATATCTGACTTTCTCATTCATCTGTTTGCCGGGTTAGCTTTTTTAGCCCTGCCCCTGCTTTTCATGAGCGGACAAATGGGGAATGAGGGCATGCTATCCATCGTAACCTCCCCCGGCTATTGGATCTTCGGCCTTACCTATATTGGCATCTTTTATCTGAATGCCTACTGGCTGATCCCAGCGCTTTATTTCAGAAAAAAGTACCTGTTCTATATCGTTACTATCTTGATCTTATTTGTGGTGGTTTCTTATGCCCGGCCATTTGAACAGTTATTGCAGCACCAACGGCATCATTTCAATCCACCATCCAGTGGGTTTAATCCGGGTCATGGCGGGCCGCATCAACCAGGAGGAGAGCCGCCGCAAGGCCCCAGGGGACCAAGGTCGATGCGGATAGATATCGTAAGTATCTTTCTTTATATTATGACCATTGCTCTGGGGATGGCCATCCAGGTTACCCGCCAGTGGCGCAATTCGCTGCAACAGGTGGCTCGTGCCGAAGCAGACCGGGCACACGCTGAGCTCTCCTTTTTAAAAGCGCAGATCAATCCACACTTCTTATTCAATACCCTGAACAATATTTACTCGCTGGCCACCACCAAAAATGAAAAAACGGCCGACAGCATTATGAAACTGTCGAACATTATGCGATATGTAACCGATGACGTTTCGAAGCATTATGTTCCGTTACAGCTGGAGGTTGATTGTATTCATGATTTTATTGAATTGCAACGGCTGCGGTTAAATAAAAAAACACAGGTTGAATTTAGTGTAAAGGGCACGCTGGAAGATAAAACTATAGTGCCATTATTATTGATCACATTTGTCGAGAATGTGTTCAAATATGGCATCAGCAGTCACGAAAGCGCTACCATCACTATTCAATTAACCGCCGACGAACGCAGTATTACATTCTATTGTCACAACAAGATCTTCATCCCCGCCGGTACCCCGCAACGTACTGGTATTGGCATTGCCAATGCAAAAAAACGACTGGAACATTTATACCCGAATAAACATTTGCTGAATATAACCAACGAAAATGGCTTCTTTTCCGTAGAATTGATCGTACTGGCTTAA